In the genome of Sphingomonas naphthae, one region contains:
- a CDS encoding adenosylcobinamide-GDP ribazoletransferase — protein MKGLILAIQFLTRLPMPAVRADAGDFARSMRWFPAVGLIVGAVVAGAGWAGLRIDGWAGALAALVAWVAVTGALHLDGLSDLADAAGAAHKGRDRLLAVLADPHVGSFGAVAIGLQLLAKLVLLHAVIERGLWWPLALIPFAARIAPLVWTLWLSPLHEGLAARFRGAIGWPVVVAWAVVLAGAAWLSPGLLVTAPAILAFGGWLKARIGGISGDGHGAGIELVETALLLAILL, from the coding sequence GTGAAGGGGCTGATCCTCGCCATCCAGTTCCTCACCCGCCTGCCGATGCCGGCGGTGCGGGCGGATGCGGGGGATTTCGCGCGATCGATGCGCTGGTTCCCGGCGGTCGGGCTGATCGTCGGCGCGGTCGTCGCCGGGGCCGGGTGGGCGGGCCTGCGCATCGACGGCTGGGCCGGCGCGCTGGCCGCGCTGGTGGCGTGGGTCGCGGTGACGGGCGCGCTCCACCTCGATGGCCTGTCCGACCTCGCCGACGCCGCCGGAGCCGCCCACAAGGGCCGCGACCGTTTGCTGGCGGTGCTCGCCGATCCGCATGTCGGCAGCTTCGGCGCGGTGGCGATCGGCCTGCAATTGCTCGCCAAGCTGGTGCTGCTGCACGCCGTGATCGAGCGTGGGCTGTGGTGGCCGCTCGCCCTCATCCCCTTCGCCGCGCGCATCGCGCCATTGGTGTGGACGCTGTGGCTGTCACCGCTGCACGAGGGATTGGCGGCGCGCTTCCGAGGGGCGATCGGTTGGCCGGTCGTGGTGGCGTGGGCGGTTGTTCTGGCGGGGGCAGCGTGGCTTTCGCCGGGTCTGCTGGTGACCGCCCCGGCCATCCTCGCATTCGGTGGGTGGCTCAAGGCCCGCATCGGTGGCATTTCGGGCGACGGCCACGGCGCGGGCATCGAACTGGTCGAAACCGCCCTGCTGCTGGCGATCCTCCTATAA
- a CDS encoding histidine phosphatase family protein — translation MSGTLLHLLRHGAPETPGLLLGRTDAAPTREGIAACVQQGSGLGVTRVIASHLARARKAGEAIAAADGLPFTIDPHWRELDFGAWDGLHPSAVEPQALGRFWNDPDAFPPPGGERWSALTGRVGTAIAALGEEPTLVVTHGGAMRAALALLCGFDQRQLWAFDLPYGALLSLRLWRGDRPFAQIAGLFP, via the coding sequence GTGAGCGGAACCCTTCTCCACCTCCTGCGCCACGGCGCGCCCGAAACCCCCGGTCTGCTGCTGGGCCGCACCGATGCCGCGCCGACGCGCGAGGGCATCGCCGCCTGTGTCCAGCAGGGCAGCGGGCTGGGCGTCACGCGGGTGATCGCTTCGCACCTCGCCCGCGCGCGCAAGGCCGGCGAGGCCATCGCCGCCGCCGATGGCCTGCCCTTCACGATCGACCCCCACTGGCGCGAGCTGGATTTCGGCGCGTGGGACGGGCTGCATCCCAGCGCGGTCGAGCCGCAAGCGCTCGGCCGTTTCTGGAACGATCCCGATGCCTTTCCCCCGCCGGGTGGCGAACGCTGGTCGGCGCTGACCGGCCGGGTCGGCACCGCCATCGCCGCGCTGGGGGAGGAGCCGACGCTCGTCGTCACCCACGGCGGTGCGATGCGCGCGGCGCTGGCCCTGCTGTGCGGCTTCGATCAGCGCCAGCTCTGGGCGTTCGACCTGCCCTATGGCGCCTTGCTGTCGCTCCGCCTGTGGCGCGGTGATCGACCCTTCGCGCAGATCGCGGGCCTGTTTCCGTGA
- the cobT gene encoding nicotinate-nucleotide--dimethylbenzimidazole phosphoribosyltransferase, with amino-acid sequence MIRFDSLAAFDAALADLTVPDAAATAAARDRQAQLTKPAGSLGRLEDIAIFLAGWQGRERPAITRGRAAIFAGNHGVTVHGVSAFPASVTAQMVANFQAGGAAINAFSAAAGLELKVAALDLDRPTADFTAEPAMSEADCLAALSAGAAMVEPGIDLLVVGEMGIGNSTAAAALAARSFGGSAAEWVGPGTGVDSAGIARKVAVVDRALAFHADAPVAAFETLRRVGGREIAAIAGAILAARRARVPVVLDGFISCSAIAPLASENPAITAHCLAGHRSAEPGHARLLDRLGLAPLLSLDMRLGEGSGAAVAVAVIRSALAAHDGMATFAEAGVSGAA; translated from the coding sequence ATGATCCGTTTCGACAGCCTCGCCGCCTTCGACGCGGCCCTCGCCGACCTCACGGTGCCCGACGCCGCCGCCACCGCCGCCGCCCGCGATCGGCAGGCGCAGCTCACCAAGCCCGCCGGCTCGCTCGGCCGCCTGGAGGATATCGCGATCTTCCTGGCGGGCTGGCAGGGGCGCGAGCGGCCGGCGATCACACGCGGGCGGGCGGCGATCTTCGCCGGCAACCATGGCGTCACCGTCCACGGCGTCAGCGCCTTTCCCGCCAGCGTCACCGCGCAGATGGTCGCGAACTTCCAGGCGGGCGGGGCGGCAATCAACGCGTTCTCCGCCGCCGCCGGGCTGGAGCTGAAGGTGGCGGCGCTCGATCTCGATCGCCCGACGGCGGACTTCACCGCCGAACCCGCGATGAGCGAGGCCGATTGCCTCGCCGCGCTCTCGGCCGGCGCCGCGATGGTCGAGCCGGGCATCGACCTGCTCGTCGTCGGCGAGATGGGCATCGGCAACAGCACCGCCGCCGCCGCGCTCGCCGCGCGCAGCTTCGGCGGGTCGGCCGCCGAATGGGTCGGGCCGGGCACGGGCGTCGACAGCGCCGGCATCGCCCGCAAGGTGGCCGTCGTCGATCGCGCGCTCGCCTTCCACGCCGATGCCCCCGTGGCCGCGTTCGAGACGCTGCGCCGGGTCGGCGGGCGCGAGATCGCCGCCATCGCCGGCGCGATCCTCGCCGCGCGGCGCGCGCGCGTGCCGGTGGTGTTGGATGGCTTCATCAGCTGCTCGGCCATCGCCCCGCTGGCGTCGGAGAACCCGGCGATCACCGCCCATTGCCTCGCCGGCCACCGCTCGGCCGAGCCCGGCCATGCGCGCCTGCTCGACCGCCTCGGCCTCGCGCCGCTGCTCAGCCTCGACATGCGGCTGGGGGAGGGGAGCGGCGCCGCCGTCGCCGTGGCCGTGATCCGATCGGCGCTCGCCGCGCACGACGGCATGGCCACCTTCGCCGAGGCGGGTGTCTCCGGGGCGGCGTGA